The following are encoded in a window of Pyxidicoccus trucidator genomic DNA:
- a CDS encoding DNA-processing protein DprA — MADADTDSLTAEQQACLALWAVPGLGPRTLAALRQFADGRLSALAAVPVRDWVSQAPVSPQVRTRLATVDRLPPLAERALEACRKAGMGVAFAGQPGYPDRLREVLDAPPLLFHRGRPGLPKRRVAMVGSRHPDQGFLPFARDFARKVAASGVGVVSGAAAGVDQACHWGALDVGGETWAFLGSALDALDPAQARLLPHFLGRGGVFFSELPPGVRASITTFPRRNRLISGASDVVLVLRAGKGSGALYTAQAGRAQGRPVFALPGDVRQAAAVGCNELLRDGHARACMGPEDVWRVVGVSSGATVTPRDSDSWEALSAEAKGTYEVLDRVPRTFDEVLVGSTLSPAALTSALVELELTGLVIQHPGKLYEKI; from the coding sequence ATGGCGGACGCTGACACGGACAGCCTCACGGCGGAGCAGCAGGCGTGCCTGGCGCTCTGGGCCGTTCCCGGCCTGGGGCCGAGGACGCTGGCCGCCCTGCGCCAATTCGCGGATGGACGGCTCTCCGCGCTCGCCGCCGTCCCTGTACGGGACTGGGTGTCTCAGGCGCCGGTCTCCCCACAGGTGCGTACCCGGCTGGCGACGGTGGACCGGCTCCCGCCCCTGGCGGAGCGGGCGCTGGAGGCCTGTCGCAAGGCGGGGATGGGCGTGGCATTCGCCGGGCAGCCCGGTTATCCGGACCGGCTTCGCGAGGTGCTGGACGCGCCGCCGCTGCTGTTCCACCGGGGGCGTCCGGGGCTGCCGAAGCGGCGGGTGGCCATGGTGGGCAGCCGCCACCCGGACCAGGGCTTCCTGCCCTTTGCCCGGGACTTCGCGCGGAAGGTGGCGGCCAGTGGGGTGGGGGTGGTGTCGGGCGCGGCGGCCGGGGTGGACCAGGCGTGCCACTGGGGCGCGCTGGACGTGGGCGGGGAGACGTGGGCCTTCCTGGGGTCTGCCCTGGATGCGTTGGACCCGGCGCAAGCCCGCCTGCTTCCCCACTTCCTGGGGAGGGGCGGCGTGTTCTTCAGCGAGCTGCCGCCCGGGGTCCGGGCGAGCATCACCACCTTCCCGCGCCGCAACCGACTCATCTCCGGCGCATCGGATGTGGTCCTGGTGCTGAGGGCGGGGAAGGGCTCGGGGGCGCTCTACACGGCGCAGGCGGGGCGGGCACAGGGGCGACCGGTCTTCGCGCTGCCTGGTGACGTGAGACAGGCGGCGGCCGTTGGTTGCAACGAGCTGCTGCGCGACGGGCATGCGAGGGCGTGCATGGGCCCGGAGGATGTGTGGAGGGTGGTGGGCGTCTCTTCCGGCGCGACGGTGACGCCGCGGGACAGCGATTCGTGGGAGGCGCTCTCGGCGGAAGCGAAGGGCACTTATGAAGTGTTGGACCGGGTTCCCCGGACATTCGACGAGGTGCTGGTCGGCAGCACCCTCTCACCCGCGGCGCTCACCAGCGCGCTGGTGGAGCTGGAGTTGACGGGGCTGGTCATCCAGCACCCGGGCAAGCTGTACGAAAAGATATAG
- the topA gene encoding type I DNA topoisomerase encodes MATRTKKKVEETEAAEETKSPRKAAAKKKPAAKKKPAAKAKKAAARRRTKKGDDDLPTVDADAEEEAAPRGKGPHYLVVVESPAKAKTIKKYLGTGYTVKASVGHVKDLPKSKMGVDVEHDFQPEYEVIKGKEKVLNELKKMAKSADRVFLATDPDREGEAIAWHIKEELAHPDALRVTFNEITKKAVQEAIAQPRELNQDNYDSQQTRRILDRLVGYQISPLLWQKIRRGLSAGRVQSVAVRLVVEREAEIKAFVPEEYWSLDALLAGTAGPPPFKAKLSKVDGKKMELKDRATTEGLVAELQGADFVVAKVDRRERRRNAPAPFITSKLQQEAANRLSFSAKKTMTLAQKLYEGVPLGEEGQTALITYMRTDSTRLSDDAVKQVREFIEGKYGKDFLPAEPVVYRSRKSAQDAHEAIRPTSLEYPPERVRPFFEAMGETDMFRLYELIWNRFVACQTMPAVYDQTSADISAGRATFRASGSTLKFAGYLAVYGAGLTPEEEAEKEKAKAAGEEGADGADAIGELPFLTEGEKLTLQKLLHEQHFTQPPPRFSEATLVKELEERGIGRPSTYAAILSTIQDKKYVEKLETRFRPTDLGQMTNEMLVKHFPHELDVTFTATMEEKLDQISEGGTSWKAVLHDFYGPFKETLEKAKAEMRDVKREEIKTDIACEKCGNLFLIKFGKMGHFLACSNYPDCKNTKDFKRDAEGKIVIVEEETTDEKCEKCAKPMVIKRGRFGRFMACSGYPDCKTSKPISIGVGCPECKQGYLTERRSGRGKIFFGCNRYPDCKFAAWDRPLAEQCPQCASPYLLQKFSKRDGAYISCPNKECDYRREVVEQAGVPGGPEASSAA; translated from the coding sequence ATGGCCACGCGGACGAAGAAGAAGGTGGAAGAGACGGAGGCGGCGGAGGAGACGAAGTCGCCCCGCAAGGCGGCCGCCAAGAAGAAGCCAGCCGCCAAGAAGAAGCCTGCGGCCAAGGCGAAGAAGGCGGCGGCCCGACGCCGCACCAAGAAGGGCGACGACGACCTTCCCACCGTGGATGCCGACGCGGAGGAGGAAGCCGCGCCTCGCGGCAAGGGCCCGCACTACCTCGTCGTGGTGGAGTCCCCCGCCAAGGCGAAGACCATCAAGAAGTACCTGGGCACCGGCTACACGGTGAAGGCCTCCGTGGGCCACGTGAAGGATTTGCCCAAGAGCAAGATGGGCGTCGACGTGGAGCACGACTTCCAGCCCGAGTACGAGGTCATCAAGGGCAAGGAGAAGGTGCTCAACGAGCTGAAGAAGATGGCGAAGTCCGCCGACCGCGTCTTCCTCGCGACGGACCCCGACCGCGAGGGCGAGGCCATTGCCTGGCACATCAAGGAGGAGCTCGCGCACCCCGACGCCCTCCGGGTGACGTTCAACGAAATCACCAAGAAGGCCGTCCAGGAGGCCATCGCCCAGCCGCGCGAGCTGAACCAGGACAACTACGACTCGCAGCAGACGCGCCGCATCCTCGACCGGCTCGTGGGCTATCAAATCTCCCCGCTGCTCTGGCAGAAGATCCGCCGTGGCCTGTCCGCCGGCCGCGTGCAGTCGGTGGCGGTGCGCCTCGTCGTGGAGCGCGAGGCCGAAATCAAGGCCTTCGTCCCCGAGGAGTACTGGTCGCTGGACGCGCTGCTGGCCGGCACCGCCGGACCGCCGCCCTTCAAGGCCAAGCTGTCCAAGGTGGACGGCAAGAAGATGGAGCTGAAGGACCGCGCCACCACCGAGGGGCTCGTCGCCGAGCTCCAGGGGGCCGACTTCGTCGTGGCCAAGGTGGACCGCCGCGAGCGCCGCCGCAACGCGCCCGCGCCGTTCATCACCTCCAAGCTGCAGCAGGAGGCCGCCAACCGGCTGTCCTTCTCCGCCAAGAAGACGATGACGCTGGCCCAGAAGCTCTACGAGGGCGTGCCCCTCGGCGAGGAGGGCCAGACGGCACTGATTACGTACATGCGTACGGACTCCACCCGTCTGTCGGACGACGCGGTGAAGCAGGTGCGCGAGTTCATCGAAGGCAAGTACGGCAAGGACTTCCTGCCGGCCGAGCCGGTGGTGTACCGCTCCCGGAAGAGCGCGCAGGACGCGCACGAGGCCATCCGCCCCACGTCCCTGGAGTACCCGCCCGAGCGGGTGCGGCCCTTCTTCGAGGCCATGGGCGAGACGGACATGTTCCGCCTCTACGAGCTCATCTGGAACCGCTTCGTGGCGTGCCAGACGATGCCCGCCGTGTATGACCAGACGAGCGCGGACATCTCCGCGGGCCGGGCCACGTTCCGCGCCTCGGGCAGCACGCTGAAGTTCGCCGGCTACCTGGCCGTCTACGGCGCGGGCCTCACCCCCGAGGAGGAGGCCGAGAAGGAGAAGGCGAAGGCCGCCGGGGAAGAGGGCGCGGACGGCGCGGATGCCATCGGCGAGCTGCCCTTCCTCACCGAGGGCGAGAAGCTCACCCTCCAGAAGCTGCTCCACGAGCAGCACTTCACCCAGCCGCCCCCGCGCTTCAGCGAGGCCACGCTGGTGAAGGAGCTGGAAGAGCGCGGCATCGGCCGCCCCTCCACCTACGCCGCGATTCTGTCCACCATCCAGGACAAGAAGTACGTGGAGAAGCTGGAGACCCGCTTCCGGCCCACGGACCTGGGGCAGATGACCAACGAGATGCTGGTCAAGCACTTCCCCCACGAGCTGGACGTCACCTTCACCGCCACCATGGAGGAGAAGCTGGACCAGATCTCCGAGGGCGGCACCAGCTGGAAGGCCGTGCTGCACGACTTCTACGGGCCCTTCAAGGAGACGCTCGAGAAGGCGAAGGCGGAGATGCGCGACGTCAAGCGCGAGGAGATCAAGACCGACATCGCCTGCGAGAAGTGCGGCAACCTCTTCCTCATCAAGTTCGGGAAGATGGGGCACTTCCTCGCCTGCTCGAACTACCCCGACTGCAAGAACACCAAGGACTTCAAGCGGGACGCCGAGGGGAAGATCGTCATCGTGGAGGAGGAGACCACGGACGAGAAGTGCGAGAAGTGCGCCAAGCCCATGGTCATCAAGCGTGGCCGCTTCGGGCGCTTCATGGCCTGCTCCGGCTACCCGGACTGCAAGACGTCCAAGCCCATCTCCATCGGCGTGGGGTGCCCGGAGTGCAAGCAGGGCTACCTCACGGAGCGCCGCAGCGGCCGAGGGAAGATCTTCTTCGGCTGCAACCGCTACCCGGACTGCAAGTTCGCCGCGTGGGACAGGCCCCTGGCCGAGCAGTGCCCGCAGTGCGCGTCCCCGTACCTCCTGCAGAAGTTCTCCAAGCGGGACGGTGCCTACATCTCCTGCCCCAACAAGGAATGCGACTACCGGCGTGAGGTCGTGGAGCAGGCGGGCGTACCCGGCGGACCGGAAGCCTCCTCGGCTGCTTGA
- a CDS encoding MotA/TolQ/ExbB proton channel family protein, whose amino-acid sequence MILSVSELLLDVTLAATEGGKMGFTDSVIKFFKDGGPFMFVNLFWLACSLAVALERIVTVVFRYNLPAPPFMEQISKLVRSGNLDRAVKVCGMAPHSPLAKVIRAGLVNANRGEIEVAKAVEEAIIEHSPHVSKRIPWLWSLANIATLVGLVGTIFGLIGTFQALGNVPAEQKQVLLSDGISKAMNNTAFALSIAVICIVFHLFLTSYAKGLVESLELNALKLENLLSRRGGTDPATTELESRAS is encoded by the coding sequence ATGATTCTCTCGGTGAGCGAGCTGCTGCTGGACGTGACTCTTGCGGCCACGGAGGGCGGCAAGATGGGCTTCACGGACTCCGTCATCAAGTTCTTCAAGGATGGCGGCCCGTTCATGTTCGTGAACCTGTTCTGGCTGGCGTGCTCGCTGGCGGTGGCGCTGGAGCGCATCGTCACCGTGGTGTTCCGCTACAACCTGCCGGCGCCTCCGTTCATGGAGCAGATCTCCAAGCTGGTGCGCAGCGGCAACCTGGACCGCGCGGTGAAGGTGTGCGGCATGGCGCCCCACTCGCCGCTGGCGAAGGTCATCCGCGCGGGCCTGGTGAACGCCAACCGCGGCGAGATTGAAGTCGCCAAGGCGGTGGAAGAGGCCATCATCGAGCACAGCCCGCACGTGTCCAAGCGCATCCCCTGGCTGTGGTCCCTGGCGAACATCGCCACGCTGGTGGGCCTCGTCGGCACCATCTTCGGCCTCATCGGCACCTTCCAGGCGCTCGGCAACGTGCCGGCGGAGCAGAAGCAGGTGCTCCTGTCGGACGGTATCTCCAAGGCGATGAACAACACCGCCTTCGCGCTCTCCATCGCGGTCATCTGCATCGTCTTCCACCTGTTCCTCACCTCGTACGCGAAGGGGCTGGTGGAGTCGCTGGAGCTCAACGCGCTGAAGCTGGAGAACCTCCTGTCGCGGCGCGGCGGGACGGACCCGGCCACCACGGAGCTCGAGTCCCGCGCTTCTTGA